One stretch of Hevea brasiliensis isolate MT/VB/25A 57/8 chromosome 12, ASM3005281v1, whole genome shotgun sequence DNA includes these proteins:
- the LOC110646396 gene encoding ubiquitin-conjugating enzyme E2 30 — protein sequence MASKRINKELKDLQKDPPVSCSAGPAGDDIFHWQATIMGPADSPYAGGIFLVSIHFPPDYPFKPPKVSFKTKVYHPNINSNGSICLDILKEQWSPALTVSKVLLSICSLLTDPNPDDPLVPEIAHVYKTDKAKYETTARSWTQKYAMS from the exons ATGGCTTCAAAACGAATTAACAAGGAATTGAAGGACTTGCAGAAGGACCCTCCAGTCTCCTGCAGTGCAG GTCCTGCTGGAGATGACATATTTCATTGGCAAGCAACTATTATGGGTCCAGCAGACAGCCCTTATGCTGGTGGTATTTTCTTGGTATCCATACACTTCCCTCCTGATTATCCATTCAAGCCTCCCAAG gtTTCATTCAAGACAAAAGTTTATCACCCGAACATCAATAGTAATGGCAGTATCTGCCTTGACATTCTCAAGGAACAATGGAGTCCTGCACTTACAGTTTCAAAG GTGTTATTGTCGATATGTTCACTGCTGACAGATCCAAACCCTGATGATCCTTTGGTGCCTGAGATTGCTCATGTCTATAAGACTGATAAAGCCAAGTATGAGACTACTGCTCGATCCTGGACACAGAAATATGCTATGAGCTAG